Proteins from a single region of Crassaminicella profunda:
- a CDS encoding S-layer homology domain-containing protein: protein MKNYLYEEKIIIIEGKKNMLNKGLIRLLIFVIFIVGVPIEKVYGQSYEKHKGTFQWKKTLTYSKDGSGDEEGIRVSFVSSTKDGGFIGGGYGLRSEHQLIFKIDSFGNVEWVGQYTSEMECVIDVQEKSTRGYIVLSKPTGTIVDEEGKTVRSSDWHIFELDINGEKGKEMYLEGENVDIPSKIIATKEDGYMVVGYGNSIIEGLENKGDYDCWILKLDHQLKKMWIKSYGGTGCDKGISIKEAPDGGYVVFGTTISSETNPKSYDFWLFKIDENGDVVWNKTYGDTNTDTVIDDKRIKGIDIQLADDGGYALLGVTELNIGTTINHGEKDYWFAKTNKNGELEYERTYGGSKDDLPIGFVKIDDGGYMIGGESYSDDGDFNENSGVKDVWIIQTDEKGELIWKWNNGTKYSDEIYSIEKGKDGGTVFASKIENNHEVNKFYLGEQPYLYELKMNGQVLKDFKKNQFNYKVLLPYGTDMIPIITAKAVDMDATVNIIQAMSLPATTKVKVIKNGIVLNTYFIQLMLEENTNIYLKDLKINDKTVSDFVYNEYTYEVELPYESMKVPKVTAIAQDPNVTVNIIQTESLPGITRIELTDTYGELLSEYVICFNLGKSNNAYLKDLRVDNETVSDFVYNDYFYEVELHNGRNRVPLVTAKAKGENANIQIDNAKGLPGITKVEVVAEDGKVVKIYEIKFTVKDQQSGQEDLHSDSDNNTSNDHSNSHDSSGNINNNKGNGTGFSNSQTGENRVSPLQKPKEILQKSVKYLKNAQGNKEEMIDVAINTIKDVPRIMQEVDQPKEMIDAVISIIKSSETLLSDKDIVLQKREELKDAVIHLGEKAMDKVGQIQLSSENIKVDGDTARASIPSEWIQQQMEDKKKYFKKIKDELKKTVGEERIGEAKGILTINMPINIKTTKNIVTDFKGEIITEIKKKNIDQIAFNMKYAGFIVGSDTFENINKEDYITLETALVNKGRLEAPRDVERIENMPEIEINGFIRGKRIPKFKKPMIVYFDLSYIDLSKYSKEDLESLTVYLYDEDLKGWKAVGGRYNPVTKQINVYRIHLSTYTVMKSNKAFSDIKNHSNEKEINLLLQKGILEDDDEFMPNKEVSREEFVGWLSRNFGLDEKELRLPFKDVEVSSPYYKEIAAAFDQGLIQGKEANRFEPKENITNEEAAVVMAKVFEKYEHVKTPKEMDQYFAQYEQQGEINLWSKGAIATVFQKRLVGENQNPYNPIAPMKREDAALMIYKLQECVWEDRF from the coding sequence ATGAAGAATTATCTATATGAAGAAAAGATCATAATTATTGAAGGGAAGAAAAACATGTTGAATAAAGGGCTAATAAGATTATTGATTTTTGTTATTTTTATAGTAGGTGTACCAATAGAAAAAGTATATGGGCAATCTTATGAAAAGCATAAGGGAACATTTCAGTGGAAAAAAACTTTAACTTATAGTAAAGATGGCTCTGGAGATGAAGAAGGAATAAGAGTTTCGTTTGTATCTTCCACAAAGGATGGTGGATTTATAGGCGGGGGATATGGATTACGTTCAGAGCATCAGCTGATATTTAAAATAGATAGTTTTGGGAATGTGGAATGGGTGGGACAATATACTTCAGAGATGGAGTGTGTTATAGATGTTCAAGAAAAATCTACTAGAGGGTATATTGTTCTATCAAAGCCTACAGGGACAATTGTTGATGAAGAAGGAAAAACCGTAAGAAGTAGTGATTGGCATATATTTGAATTAGACATAAATGGTGAAAAAGGAAAAGAAATGTATTTAGAAGGAGAAAATGTAGATATTCCTTCAAAAATTATAGCAACAAAAGAGGACGGATATATGGTTGTAGGATATGGAAATTCTATTATTGAAGGTTTAGAAAATAAGGGAGATTATGATTGTTGGATTTTAAAGCTGGATCATCAATTGAAAAAGATGTGGATTAAAAGTTATGGTGGAACAGGTTGTGATAAAGGGATTAGTATAAAAGAAGCACCTGATGGAGGATATGTTGTTTTTGGAACAACTATATCTTCTGAAACGAACCCGAAATCATATGATTTTTGGCTATTTAAGATTGATGAAAATGGAGATGTAGTATGGAATAAGACCTATGGAGACACAAATACAGATACTGTTATTGATGATAAAAGAATAAAAGGGATAGATATACAATTGGCAGATGATGGTGGATATGCTTTATTAGGAGTTACTGAATTAAATATAGGAACTACCATTAACCATGGAGAAAAGGATTATTGGTTTGCTAAAACCAATAAAAATGGGGAGCTAGAATATGAAAGAACTTACGGAGGAAGCAAGGATGATCTCCCTATAGGATTTGTAAAGATTGATGATGGAGGTTATATGATTGGAGGAGAATCATACTCAGATGACGGAGATTTTAATGAAAATTCGGGTGTTAAAGATGTATGGATCATTCAAACTGATGAAAAGGGAGAGCTTATCTGGAAATGGAATAATGGAACAAAATATAGTGATGAGATTTATTCTATAGAAAAGGGAAAAGATGGGGGAACTGTTTTTGCATCAAAAATAGAAAATAATCATGAGGTTAATAAATTTTATCTTGGAGAGCAACCTTATTTATATGAATTGAAGATGAATGGACAAGTTTTAAAAGATTTCAAGAAGAATCAATTTAACTATAAGGTGCTACTTCCTTATGGAACGGATATGATTCCTATAATAACAGCTAAAGCAGTAGACATGGATGCAACGGTAAACATTATCCAAGCAATGAGTTTGCCAGCAACAACAAAAGTTAAGGTAATAAAGAATGGAATAGTTTTAAATACTTATTTTATCCAATTGATGTTGGAAGAGAATACAAATATATATTTAAAGGATTTAAAGATTAATGATAAAACGGTAAGTGATTTTGTCTATAATGAGTATACTTATGAAGTAGAGCTTCCCTATGAAAGTATGAAGGTTCCAAAGGTAACAGCAATAGCACAAGATCCTAATGTAACAGTAAACATTATTCAAACAGAAAGCTTACCAGGAATCACAAGGATTGAGTTGACAGATACATATGGAGAACTTTTAAGTGAATATGTAATTTGTTTTAATTTAGGGAAAAGCAATAATGCATATCTAAAGGATTTGAGGGTAGATAATGAAACAGTAAGTGATTTTGTTTATAATGATTATTTTTATGAAGTAGAGCTTCATAATGGAAGGAATAGGGTTCCCCTTGTAACAGCAAAAGCGAAAGGTGAAAATGCAAATATACAGATTGACAATGCAAAGGGTTTACCTGGTATAACAAAAGTTGAAGTAGTCGCTGAAGATGGAAAAGTAGTAAAAATCTACGAAATAAAATTTACTGTTAAAGATCAACAATCAGGACAAGAAGATCTTCATTCAGATTCAGATAATAATACATCTAATGATCATTCAAATAGCCATGATTCTAGTGGTAATATAAACAACAATAAGGGTAATGGGACTGGCTTTAGCAATAGTCAAACAGGGGAAAATAGAGTGAGTCCATTACAAAAACCAAAAGAAATATTGCAAAAGTCTGTAAAGTATTTAAAGAATGCACAAGGAAATAAAGAAGAAATGATAGATGTTGCTATAAACACAATAAAGGATGTTCCACGGATTATGCAGGAAGTGGATCAGCCAAAAGAAATGATAGATGCTGTGATTTCTATTATAAAAAGTTCAGAAACTCTACTGTCAGATAAAGATATAGTATTACAAAAAAGAGAAGAATTAAAAGATGCTGTAATACACTTAGGAGAAAAAGCTATGGACAAAGTTGGACAAATTCAGCTTTCTTCAGAAAATATAAAAGTAGATGGAGATACAGCCAGGGCTTCTATTCCTTCTGAATGGATACAGCAGCAGATGGAAGACAAAAAGAAATATTTTAAAAAGATTAAAGATGAATTAAAAAAGACAGTAGGGGAAGAAAGAATAGGAGAAGCTAAAGGAATTTTAACAATCAATATGCCTATAAACATAAAAACTACGAAAAATATAGTAACGGATTTCAAAGGGGAAATTATAACGGAAATAAAAAAGAAAAATATAGATCAAATTGCTTTTAATATGAAATATGCAGGGTTTATTGTAGGGAGTGATACCTTTGAAAATATTAATAAGGAAGACTATATTACATTAGAAACAGCGCTTGTTAATAAAGGGAGGTTAGAAGCACCAAGGGATGTTGAAAGAATTGAGAATATGCCGGAGATAGAAATTAATGGGTTTATTCGAGGGAAAAGAATCCCAAAATTTAAAAAACCTATGATTGTATATTTTGATTTATCTTATATAGATTTGTCAAAGTATTCAAAAGAGGATTTAGAAAGCTTAACAGTTTATTTGTATGATGAAGATTTGAAAGGTTGGAAGGCTGTGGGTGGGAGGTATAATCCTGTTACAAAACAAATTAACGTGTATCGTATTCATCTAAGTACTTATACGGTAATGAAATCTAACAAAGCTTTTAGTGACATTAAAAATCATTCTAATGAAAAAGAAATAAATCTTTTGCTTCAAAAAGGTATATTAGAAGACGATGATGAATTTATGCCGAATAAAGAAGTTTCAAGAGAAGAGTTTGTAGGATGGTTGTCTAGAAACTTTGGATTAGATGAAAAGGAACTTAGGTTGCCATTTAAAGATGTAGAAGTATCGAGTCCCTATTATAAAGAAATTGCAGCTGCATTTGATCAAGGATTAATTCAAGGAAAAGAAGCAAATAGATTTGAACCAAAAGAAAATATTACAAATGAGGAAGCTGCAGTAGTTATGGCAAAGGTTTTTGAAAAATATGAGCATGTAAAAACACCAAAAGAGATGGATCAATATTTTGCTCAATATGAGCAGCAAGGTGAAATCAATTTATGGTCAAAAGGTGCGATAGCAACAGTTTTTCAGAAAAGATTAGTAGGAGAAAATCAAAATCCATATAATCCAATTGCACCTATGAAGCGAGAAGATGCAGCATTAATGATTTATAAATTGCAAGAATGTGTATGGGAAGATAGATTTTAA